The Sander vitreus isolate 19-12246 chromosome 5, sanVit1, whole genome shotgun sequence genome includes a region encoding these proteins:
- the cep78 gene encoding centrosomal protein of 78 kDa isoform X1, which translates to MVQDSAHIRRQGAQDFMAHYDFACARQESVPLPAVKMNLDKGMLDFNGDRVKLTDWPPILNSICINKHLHHIAISSAYQASLASGDADRKYYKSSFRKRIPAIRSKDMTFKLCKALRECMTVSPNLKTLQLNGLPLRERDLITLTKGFSKSVSLENLSLANCPISDEGLEVICQSVKYSTSIRVVDFTGCNLTWRGAEHMANIIKVQYHQGMQRHGTAWAESLRYRQPQFEGMGGLRRVTLNCNTLIGDRGAAALAHELAEDLWVKAVDLQRCGLSNEGARRLLEALKTNSALCVLDIRSNPLIDKVLIKTILEKVLMNAHGQSPEYCWIKPAASEPQRTSGPKRRALPSTARGKTTFRIAPRKGTSSGVALTQKPYSHSGCVPWRAAARAGRQRGMPPGVCVIDQSFQGAATVKVTVESDSEGEEDEEEVEVEERPSSLSLQDRITGRKFEFMQMELKECRLRLAEERRARLTAESRLMEYELENARLRDTNLSLSEALAATGSASAPPALGALEDEVVLESIESSFTKFHAFLDLLKDAGLGQLASMAGIDKSDFHPPGRPQLSSTVGPHLGGASLTGGEYRDVRAKTDASSLVRVGRVLPAPPGRPTETTTPRSPSSVREFLREDRPLDVTFIQASGPVEDPGVGGEPDTHSKPETQHDSGSEHSLRSQKSFDKVSLSQAFQTPPSHPKSNSNSRRSSGSHGYSFNNSYARSLSSHSNGSNGGLSVRSSVSDIISDRTESVGSVGSGNRRMRRLVTVGQSGSEGSEGKAFPGRESQIRSLGALAGQSDDESF; encoded by the exons ATGGTTCAAGACAGTGCTCACATTCGGCGGCAGGGTGCCCAGGACTTTATGGCACACTATGACTTTGCCTGTGCCAGACAGGAATCGGTTCCTCTCCCCGCTGTTAAGATGAACCTTGACAAAGGGATGCTTGACTTTAATGGAGACAGGGTCAAACTCACAGACTGGCCACCCATTCTCAACTCTATCTGCATTAACAAACACCTGCACCACATTGCAATAAGTAGCGCATACCAAGCCAGTCTTGCTTCTGGAGACGCAG ATAGAAAGTACTATAAGTCTAGCTTCAGGAAGAGGATCCCAGCCATTCGCTCTAAGGACATGACATTTAAGTTGTGCAAGGCCCTGAGAGAGTGTATGACTGTCTCTCCCAACCTCAAGACTCTGCAGCTTAATGGACTTCCACTGAGAGAGAGGGACCTCATCACCCTGACAAAG GGTTTTTCAAAAAGTGTTTCCTTGGAAAACCTATCTTTGGCTAACTGTCCAATCTCTGATGAGGGCTTAGAGG tcaTTTGCCAAAGTGTGAAGTATTCTACAAGCATCAGGGTGGTAGATTTCACAGGATGCAATCTCACATGGAGAGGGGCAGAGCATATGGCCAACATCAtcaaggtgcaatat CATCAGGGAATGCAGAGGCACGGCACTGCATGGGCAGAGTCTCTGAGGTATCGACAGCCACAGTTTGAGGGAATGGGAGGTCTGCGCCGTGTCACCCTGAACTGTAACACTTTGATTGGGGACCGGGGTGCTGCTGCTCTTGCGCATGAACTGGCAGAGGACCTTTGGGTTAAAG CTGTTGACCTACAGAGGTGTGGTCTGTCCAACGAAGGAGCTCGTCGTTTGCTAGAAGCCTTGAAAACGAATTCTGCTCTTTGTGTACTGGATATTCGTAGTAACCCTTTGATTG ACAAGGTCCTAATTAAAACTATACTAGAGAAAGTTCTGATGAATGCTCATGGACAGTCACCAGAG TACTGCTGGATCAAGCCTGCAGCCTCAGAGCCACAGAGAACTTCTGGTCCAAAGAGGCGAGCACTACCCAGTACAGCCAGAGGAAAAACTACATTTAGGATag CCCCTCGTAAAGGAACTTCTTCAGGTGTTGCTCTGACACAGAAGCCCTATTCCCACTCCGGTTGTGTGCCTTGGCGTGCTGCTGCACGAGCTGGACGCCAGAG AGGTATGCCTCCTGGAGTTTGTGTGATAGATCAAAGCTTCCAG GGTGCAGCCACCGTGAAGGTTACTGTGGAGTCTGAttcagagggagaggaggatgaggaagaagTAGAAGTGGAGGAGAGACCATCTTCTCTCAGTCTCCAGGACAGGATCACTGGACGGAAGTTTGAATTTATGCAG ATGGAGCTAAAAGAGTGTCGTCTGAGGCTGGCAGAGGAGCGCAGGGCCAGGCTGACAGCTGAGTCAAGGCTCATGGAG TATGAGCTGGAGAATGCCCGTCTGCGTGACACCAACCTCTCCCTGTCAGAGGCGCTGGCAGCCACTGGCTCTGCATCAGCACCACCTGCTCTCGGTGCTCTTGAAGACGAGGTTGTCCTCGAGAGCATCGAGAGCTCATTTACCAAGTTCCATGCTTTCCTGGATCTCCTTAAGGATGCTGG cCTCGGTCAATTAGCTTCAATGGCTGGAATTGACAAGTCAGACTTCCACCCTCCAGGAAGACCTCAGCTCTCCTCTACAGTAGGACCACACTTAGGTGGTGCATCACTGACTGGAGGAGAGTATCGGGATGTTCGGGCGAAGACTGATGCTTCATCTTTGGTAAGG GTAGGCCGCGTCCTGCCTGCTCCCCCTGGTAGACCGACTGAGACCACCACTCCCAGATCTCCATCATCTGTCAGGGAGTTTTTGCGTGAAGACAGGCCACTAGATGTGACCTTCATTCAGGCTTCTGGACCTGTAGAAGACCCTGGTGTAGGTGGAGAACCAGATACACATTCAAAGCCTGAAACCCAACATGACTCCGGTTCTGAGCACAGTTTACGTAGCCAAAAATCCTTTGATAAGGTTTCCCTTAGTCAAGCTTTTCAGACTCCGCCAAGCCACCCCAAGAGCAACAGCAACTCTCGCAGAAGCAGCGGTTCCCATGGATACAGCTTCAACAACAGCTATGCTCGCAGTCTTTCTTCCCATAGCAACGGGTCTAATGGTGGATTGTCGGTAAGATCAAGTGTTAGTGACATTATCAGTGACAGGACAGAGTCTGTGGGATCAGTGGGGTCAGGGAACAGGAGAATGAGAAGGTTAGTGACAGTTGGTCAGTCAGGGTCAGAAGGGTCCGAGGGAAAAGCCTTTCCTGGAAGGGAGTCTCAGATCAGGTCTCTGGGCGCTCTGGCAGGGCAGTCAGACGATGAATCCTTCTGA
- the cep78 gene encoding centrosomal protein of 78 kDa isoform X2 gives MVQDSAHIRRQGAQDFMAHYDFACARQESVPLPAVKMNLDKGMLDFNGDRVKLTDWPPILNSICINKHLHHIAISSAYQASLASGDADRKYYKSSFRKRIPAIRSKDMTFKLCKALRECMTVSPNLKTLQLNGLPLRERDLITLTKGFSKSVSLENLSLANCPISDEGLEVICQSVKYSTSIRVVDFTGCNLTWRGAEHMANIIKVQYHQGMQRHGTAWAESLRYRQPQFEGMGGLRRVTLNCNTLIGDRGAAALAHELAEDLWVKAVDLQRCGLSNEGARRLLEALKTNSALCVLDIRSNPLIDKVLIKTILEKVLMNAHGQSPEYCWIKPAASEPQRTSGPKRRALPSTARGKTTFRIAPRKGTSSGVALTQKPYSHSGCVPWRAAARAGRQRGMPPGVCVIDQSFQGAATVKVTVESDSEGEEDEEEVEVEERPSSLSLQDRITGRKFEFMQMELKECRLRLAEERRARLTAESRLMEYELENARLRDTNLSLSEALAATGSASAPPALGALEDEVVLESIESSFTKFHAFLDLLKDAGLGQLASMAGIDKSDFHPPGRPQLSSTVGPHLGGASLTGGEYRDVRAKTDASSLVGRVLPAPPGRPTETTTPRSPSSVREFLREDRPLDVTFIQASGPVEDPGVGGEPDTHSKPETQHDSGSEHSLRSQKSFDKVSLSQAFQTPPSHPKSNSNSRRSSGSHGYSFNNSYARSLSSHSNGSNGGLSVRSSVSDIISDRTESVGSVGSGNRRMRRLVTVGQSGSEGSEGKAFPGRESQIRSLGALAGQSDDESF, from the exons ATGGTTCAAGACAGTGCTCACATTCGGCGGCAGGGTGCCCAGGACTTTATGGCACACTATGACTTTGCCTGTGCCAGACAGGAATCGGTTCCTCTCCCCGCTGTTAAGATGAACCTTGACAAAGGGATGCTTGACTTTAATGGAGACAGGGTCAAACTCACAGACTGGCCACCCATTCTCAACTCTATCTGCATTAACAAACACCTGCACCACATTGCAATAAGTAGCGCATACCAAGCCAGTCTTGCTTCTGGAGACGCAG ATAGAAAGTACTATAAGTCTAGCTTCAGGAAGAGGATCCCAGCCATTCGCTCTAAGGACATGACATTTAAGTTGTGCAAGGCCCTGAGAGAGTGTATGACTGTCTCTCCCAACCTCAAGACTCTGCAGCTTAATGGACTTCCACTGAGAGAGAGGGACCTCATCACCCTGACAAAG GGTTTTTCAAAAAGTGTTTCCTTGGAAAACCTATCTTTGGCTAACTGTCCAATCTCTGATGAGGGCTTAGAGG tcaTTTGCCAAAGTGTGAAGTATTCTACAAGCATCAGGGTGGTAGATTTCACAGGATGCAATCTCACATGGAGAGGGGCAGAGCATATGGCCAACATCAtcaaggtgcaatat CATCAGGGAATGCAGAGGCACGGCACTGCATGGGCAGAGTCTCTGAGGTATCGACAGCCACAGTTTGAGGGAATGGGAGGTCTGCGCCGTGTCACCCTGAACTGTAACACTTTGATTGGGGACCGGGGTGCTGCTGCTCTTGCGCATGAACTGGCAGAGGACCTTTGGGTTAAAG CTGTTGACCTACAGAGGTGTGGTCTGTCCAACGAAGGAGCTCGTCGTTTGCTAGAAGCCTTGAAAACGAATTCTGCTCTTTGTGTACTGGATATTCGTAGTAACCCTTTGATTG ACAAGGTCCTAATTAAAACTATACTAGAGAAAGTTCTGATGAATGCTCATGGACAGTCACCAGAG TACTGCTGGATCAAGCCTGCAGCCTCAGAGCCACAGAGAACTTCTGGTCCAAAGAGGCGAGCACTACCCAGTACAGCCAGAGGAAAAACTACATTTAGGATag CCCCTCGTAAAGGAACTTCTTCAGGTGTTGCTCTGACACAGAAGCCCTATTCCCACTCCGGTTGTGTGCCTTGGCGTGCTGCTGCACGAGCTGGACGCCAGAG AGGTATGCCTCCTGGAGTTTGTGTGATAGATCAAAGCTTCCAG GGTGCAGCCACCGTGAAGGTTACTGTGGAGTCTGAttcagagggagaggaggatgaggaagaagTAGAAGTGGAGGAGAGACCATCTTCTCTCAGTCTCCAGGACAGGATCACTGGACGGAAGTTTGAATTTATGCAG ATGGAGCTAAAAGAGTGTCGTCTGAGGCTGGCAGAGGAGCGCAGGGCCAGGCTGACAGCTGAGTCAAGGCTCATGGAG TATGAGCTGGAGAATGCCCGTCTGCGTGACACCAACCTCTCCCTGTCAGAGGCGCTGGCAGCCACTGGCTCTGCATCAGCACCACCTGCTCTCGGTGCTCTTGAAGACGAGGTTGTCCTCGAGAGCATCGAGAGCTCATTTACCAAGTTCCATGCTTTCCTGGATCTCCTTAAGGATGCTGG cCTCGGTCAATTAGCTTCAATGGCTGGAATTGACAAGTCAGACTTCCACCCTCCAGGAAGACCTCAGCTCTCCTCTACAGTAGGACCACACTTAGGTGGTGCATCACTGACTGGAGGAGAGTATCGGGATGTTCGGGCGAAGACTGATGCTTCATCTTTG GTAGGCCGCGTCCTGCCTGCTCCCCCTGGTAGACCGACTGAGACCACCACTCCCAGATCTCCATCATCTGTCAGGGAGTTTTTGCGTGAAGACAGGCCACTAGATGTGACCTTCATTCAGGCTTCTGGACCTGTAGAAGACCCTGGTGTAGGTGGAGAACCAGATACACATTCAAAGCCTGAAACCCAACATGACTCCGGTTCTGAGCACAGTTTACGTAGCCAAAAATCCTTTGATAAGGTTTCCCTTAGTCAAGCTTTTCAGACTCCGCCAAGCCACCCCAAGAGCAACAGCAACTCTCGCAGAAGCAGCGGTTCCCATGGATACAGCTTCAACAACAGCTATGCTCGCAGTCTTTCTTCCCATAGCAACGGGTCTAATGGTGGATTGTCGGTAAGATCAAGTGTTAGTGACATTATCAGTGACAGGACAGAGTCTGTGGGATCAGTGGGGTCAGGGAACAGGAGAATGAGAAGGTTAGTGACAGTTGGTCAGTCAGGGTCAGAAGGGTCCGAGGGAAAAGCCTTTCCTGGAAGGGAGTCTCAGATCAGGTCTCTGGGCGCTCTGGCAGGGCAGTCAGACGATGAATCCTTCTGA
- the cep78 gene encoding centrosomal protein of 78 kDa isoform X4 produces the protein MVQDSAHIRRQGAQDFMAHYDFACARQESVPLPAVKMNLDKGMLDFNGDRVKLTDWPPILNSICINKHLHHIAISSAYQASLASGDADRKYYKSSFRKRIPAIRSKDMTFKLCKALRECMTVSPNLKTLQLNGLPLRERDLITLTKGFSKSVSLENLSLANCPISDEGLEVICQSVKYSTSIRVVDFTGCNLTWRGAEHMANIIKHQGMQRHGTAWAESLRYRQPQFEGMGGLRRVTLNCNTLIGDRGAAALAHELAEDLWVKAVDLQRCGLSNEGARRLLEALKTNSALCVLDIRSNPLIDKVLIKTILEKVLMNAHGQSPEYCWIKPAASEPQRTSGPKRRALPSTARGKTTFRIAPRKGTSSGVALTQKPYSHSGCVPWRAAARAGRQRGMPPGVCVIDQSFQGAATVKVTVESDSEGEEDEEEVEVEERPSSLSLQDRITGRKFEFMQMELKECRLRLAEERRARLTAESRLMEYELENARLRDTNLSLSEALAATGSASAPPALGALEDEVVLESIESSFTKFHAFLDLLKDAGLGQLASMAGIDKSDFHPPGRPQLSSTVGPHLGGASLTGGEYRDVRAKTDASSLVGRVLPAPPGRPTETTTPRSPSSVREFLREDRPLDVTFIQASGPVEDPGVGGEPDTHSKPETQHDSGSEHSLRSQKSFDKVSLSQAFQTPPSHPKSNSNSRRSSGSHGYSFNNSYARSLSSHSNGSNGGLSVRSSVSDIISDRTESVGSVGSGNRRMRRLVTVGQSGSEGSEGKAFPGRESQIRSLGALAGQSDDESF, from the exons ATGGTTCAAGACAGTGCTCACATTCGGCGGCAGGGTGCCCAGGACTTTATGGCACACTATGACTTTGCCTGTGCCAGACAGGAATCGGTTCCTCTCCCCGCTGTTAAGATGAACCTTGACAAAGGGATGCTTGACTTTAATGGAGACAGGGTCAAACTCACAGACTGGCCACCCATTCTCAACTCTATCTGCATTAACAAACACCTGCACCACATTGCAATAAGTAGCGCATACCAAGCCAGTCTTGCTTCTGGAGACGCAG ATAGAAAGTACTATAAGTCTAGCTTCAGGAAGAGGATCCCAGCCATTCGCTCTAAGGACATGACATTTAAGTTGTGCAAGGCCCTGAGAGAGTGTATGACTGTCTCTCCCAACCTCAAGACTCTGCAGCTTAATGGACTTCCACTGAGAGAGAGGGACCTCATCACCCTGACAAAG GGTTTTTCAAAAAGTGTTTCCTTGGAAAACCTATCTTTGGCTAACTGTCCAATCTCTGATGAGGGCTTAGAGG tcaTTTGCCAAAGTGTGAAGTATTCTACAAGCATCAGGGTGGTAGATTTCACAGGATGCAATCTCACATGGAGAGGGGCAGAGCATATGGCCAACATCAtcaag CATCAGGGAATGCAGAGGCACGGCACTGCATGGGCAGAGTCTCTGAGGTATCGACAGCCACAGTTTGAGGGAATGGGAGGTCTGCGCCGTGTCACCCTGAACTGTAACACTTTGATTGGGGACCGGGGTGCTGCTGCTCTTGCGCATGAACTGGCAGAGGACCTTTGGGTTAAAG CTGTTGACCTACAGAGGTGTGGTCTGTCCAACGAAGGAGCTCGTCGTTTGCTAGAAGCCTTGAAAACGAATTCTGCTCTTTGTGTACTGGATATTCGTAGTAACCCTTTGATTG ACAAGGTCCTAATTAAAACTATACTAGAGAAAGTTCTGATGAATGCTCATGGACAGTCACCAGAG TACTGCTGGATCAAGCCTGCAGCCTCAGAGCCACAGAGAACTTCTGGTCCAAAGAGGCGAGCACTACCCAGTACAGCCAGAGGAAAAACTACATTTAGGATag CCCCTCGTAAAGGAACTTCTTCAGGTGTTGCTCTGACACAGAAGCCCTATTCCCACTCCGGTTGTGTGCCTTGGCGTGCTGCTGCACGAGCTGGACGCCAGAG AGGTATGCCTCCTGGAGTTTGTGTGATAGATCAAAGCTTCCAG GGTGCAGCCACCGTGAAGGTTACTGTGGAGTCTGAttcagagggagaggaggatgaggaagaagTAGAAGTGGAGGAGAGACCATCTTCTCTCAGTCTCCAGGACAGGATCACTGGACGGAAGTTTGAATTTATGCAG ATGGAGCTAAAAGAGTGTCGTCTGAGGCTGGCAGAGGAGCGCAGGGCCAGGCTGACAGCTGAGTCAAGGCTCATGGAG TATGAGCTGGAGAATGCCCGTCTGCGTGACACCAACCTCTCCCTGTCAGAGGCGCTGGCAGCCACTGGCTCTGCATCAGCACCACCTGCTCTCGGTGCTCTTGAAGACGAGGTTGTCCTCGAGAGCATCGAGAGCTCATTTACCAAGTTCCATGCTTTCCTGGATCTCCTTAAGGATGCTGG cCTCGGTCAATTAGCTTCAATGGCTGGAATTGACAAGTCAGACTTCCACCCTCCAGGAAGACCTCAGCTCTCCTCTACAGTAGGACCACACTTAGGTGGTGCATCACTGACTGGAGGAGAGTATCGGGATGTTCGGGCGAAGACTGATGCTTCATCTTTG GTAGGCCGCGTCCTGCCTGCTCCCCCTGGTAGACCGACTGAGACCACCACTCCCAGATCTCCATCATCTGTCAGGGAGTTTTTGCGTGAAGACAGGCCACTAGATGTGACCTTCATTCAGGCTTCTGGACCTGTAGAAGACCCTGGTGTAGGTGGAGAACCAGATACACATTCAAAGCCTGAAACCCAACATGACTCCGGTTCTGAGCACAGTTTACGTAGCCAAAAATCCTTTGATAAGGTTTCCCTTAGTCAAGCTTTTCAGACTCCGCCAAGCCACCCCAAGAGCAACAGCAACTCTCGCAGAAGCAGCGGTTCCCATGGATACAGCTTCAACAACAGCTATGCTCGCAGTCTTTCTTCCCATAGCAACGGGTCTAATGGTGGATTGTCGGTAAGATCAAGTGTTAGTGACATTATCAGTGACAGGACAGAGTCTGTGGGATCAGTGGGGTCAGGGAACAGGAGAATGAGAAGGTTAGTGACAGTTGGTCAGTCAGGGTCAGAAGGGTCCGAGGGAAAAGCCTTTCCTGGAAGGGAGTCTCAGATCAGGTCTCTGGGCGCTCTGGCAGGGCAGTCAGACGATGAATCCTTCTGA
- the cep78 gene encoding centrosomal protein of 78 kDa isoform X3 encodes MVQDSAHIRRQGAQDFMAHYDFACARQESVPLPAVKMNLDKGMLDFNGDRVKLTDWPPILNSICINKHLHHIAISSAYQASLASGDADRKYYKSSFRKRIPAIRSKDMTFKLCKALRECMTVSPNLKTLQLNGLPLRERDLITLTKGFSKSVSLENLSLANCPISDEGLEVICQSVKYSTSIRVVDFTGCNLTWRGAEHMANIIKHQGMQRHGTAWAESLRYRQPQFEGMGGLRRVTLNCNTLIGDRGAAALAHELAEDLWVKAVDLQRCGLSNEGARRLLEALKTNSALCVLDIRSNPLIDKVLIKTILEKVLMNAHGQSPEYCWIKPAASEPQRTSGPKRRALPSTARGKTTFRIAPRKGTSSGVALTQKPYSHSGCVPWRAAARAGRQRGMPPGVCVIDQSFQGAATVKVTVESDSEGEEDEEEVEVEERPSSLSLQDRITGRKFEFMQMELKECRLRLAEERRARLTAESRLMEYELENARLRDTNLSLSEALAATGSASAPPALGALEDEVVLESIESSFTKFHAFLDLLKDAGLGQLASMAGIDKSDFHPPGRPQLSSTVGPHLGGASLTGGEYRDVRAKTDASSLVRVGRVLPAPPGRPTETTTPRSPSSVREFLREDRPLDVTFIQASGPVEDPGVGGEPDTHSKPETQHDSGSEHSLRSQKSFDKVSLSQAFQTPPSHPKSNSNSRRSSGSHGYSFNNSYARSLSSHSNGSNGGLSVRSSVSDIISDRTESVGSVGSGNRRMRRLVTVGQSGSEGSEGKAFPGRESQIRSLGALAGQSDDESF; translated from the exons ATGGTTCAAGACAGTGCTCACATTCGGCGGCAGGGTGCCCAGGACTTTATGGCACACTATGACTTTGCCTGTGCCAGACAGGAATCGGTTCCTCTCCCCGCTGTTAAGATGAACCTTGACAAAGGGATGCTTGACTTTAATGGAGACAGGGTCAAACTCACAGACTGGCCACCCATTCTCAACTCTATCTGCATTAACAAACACCTGCACCACATTGCAATAAGTAGCGCATACCAAGCCAGTCTTGCTTCTGGAGACGCAG ATAGAAAGTACTATAAGTCTAGCTTCAGGAAGAGGATCCCAGCCATTCGCTCTAAGGACATGACATTTAAGTTGTGCAAGGCCCTGAGAGAGTGTATGACTGTCTCTCCCAACCTCAAGACTCTGCAGCTTAATGGACTTCCACTGAGAGAGAGGGACCTCATCACCCTGACAAAG GGTTTTTCAAAAAGTGTTTCCTTGGAAAACCTATCTTTGGCTAACTGTCCAATCTCTGATGAGGGCTTAGAGG tcaTTTGCCAAAGTGTGAAGTATTCTACAAGCATCAGGGTGGTAGATTTCACAGGATGCAATCTCACATGGAGAGGGGCAGAGCATATGGCCAACATCAtcaag CATCAGGGAATGCAGAGGCACGGCACTGCATGGGCAGAGTCTCTGAGGTATCGACAGCCACAGTTTGAGGGAATGGGAGGTCTGCGCCGTGTCACCCTGAACTGTAACACTTTGATTGGGGACCGGGGTGCTGCTGCTCTTGCGCATGAACTGGCAGAGGACCTTTGGGTTAAAG CTGTTGACCTACAGAGGTGTGGTCTGTCCAACGAAGGAGCTCGTCGTTTGCTAGAAGCCTTGAAAACGAATTCTGCTCTTTGTGTACTGGATATTCGTAGTAACCCTTTGATTG ACAAGGTCCTAATTAAAACTATACTAGAGAAAGTTCTGATGAATGCTCATGGACAGTCACCAGAG TACTGCTGGATCAAGCCTGCAGCCTCAGAGCCACAGAGAACTTCTGGTCCAAAGAGGCGAGCACTACCCAGTACAGCCAGAGGAAAAACTACATTTAGGATag CCCCTCGTAAAGGAACTTCTTCAGGTGTTGCTCTGACACAGAAGCCCTATTCCCACTCCGGTTGTGTGCCTTGGCGTGCTGCTGCACGAGCTGGACGCCAGAG AGGTATGCCTCCTGGAGTTTGTGTGATAGATCAAAGCTTCCAG GGTGCAGCCACCGTGAAGGTTACTGTGGAGTCTGAttcagagggagaggaggatgaggaagaagTAGAAGTGGAGGAGAGACCATCTTCTCTCAGTCTCCAGGACAGGATCACTGGACGGAAGTTTGAATTTATGCAG ATGGAGCTAAAAGAGTGTCGTCTGAGGCTGGCAGAGGAGCGCAGGGCCAGGCTGACAGCTGAGTCAAGGCTCATGGAG TATGAGCTGGAGAATGCCCGTCTGCGTGACACCAACCTCTCCCTGTCAGAGGCGCTGGCAGCCACTGGCTCTGCATCAGCACCACCTGCTCTCGGTGCTCTTGAAGACGAGGTTGTCCTCGAGAGCATCGAGAGCTCATTTACCAAGTTCCATGCTTTCCTGGATCTCCTTAAGGATGCTGG cCTCGGTCAATTAGCTTCAATGGCTGGAATTGACAAGTCAGACTTCCACCCTCCAGGAAGACCTCAGCTCTCCTCTACAGTAGGACCACACTTAGGTGGTGCATCACTGACTGGAGGAGAGTATCGGGATGTTCGGGCGAAGACTGATGCTTCATCTTTGGTAAGG GTAGGCCGCGTCCTGCCTGCTCCCCCTGGTAGACCGACTGAGACCACCACTCCCAGATCTCCATCATCTGTCAGGGAGTTTTTGCGTGAAGACAGGCCACTAGATGTGACCTTCATTCAGGCTTCTGGACCTGTAGAAGACCCTGGTGTAGGTGGAGAACCAGATACACATTCAAAGCCTGAAACCCAACATGACTCCGGTTCTGAGCACAGTTTACGTAGCCAAAAATCCTTTGATAAGGTTTCCCTTAGTCAAGCTTTTCAGACTCCGCCAAGCCACCCCAAGAGCAACAGCAACTCTCGCAGAAGCAGCGGTTCCCATGGATACAGCTTCAACAACAGCTATGCTCGCAGTCTTTCTTCCCATAGCAACGGGTCTAATGGTGGATTGTCGGTAAGATCAAGTGTTAGTGACATTATCAGTGACAGGACAGAGTCTGTGGGATCAGTGGGGTCAGGGAACAGGAGAATGAGAAGGTTAGTGACAGTTGGTCAGTCAGGGTCAGAAGGGTCCGAGGGAAAAGCCTTTCCTGGAAGGGAGTCTCAGATCAGGTCTCTGGGCGCTCTGGCAGGGCAGTCAGACGATGAATCCTTCTGA